The Bombus terrestris chromosome 4, iyBomTerr1.2, whole genome shotgun sequence genome has a window encoding:
- the LOC100649494 gene encoding tyrosine-protein kinase Fer isoform X3 — MGFSTSLQGQSSHEALLARQDAEIKLLETMRRCLTIKVKSDREYASTISSLTMQGKKIERNEDLVGSLIAQSWRDIMDSIDQTAKLIKQQADSIEAIVVEHIMTLYSERRRARKVYQEEQTWLNNQFQQLTEDVARKKLEYQKNLEMYKLMRSRFEEHYVKSGRVGRKLDEVREKYQKACRKLHLTHNEYVLLLGAVTECEHDLRTCYLPSLLHRQQAIHQEFITSWKTILQDIVKYSDFTTDKFQEIHRRMQKAVDSVKPVEEYRDFIGKHRTRPASPIRFIFDENLVDDTSGKLLPNKLTVDNLTIDWLRNRLTELETSLKATQQSRQNPPYPSENNSDSKISILDYSREREELRLRCQEKRLQRQVDVIRAALNELGCEELPLGYDLSMESSFADSPSISKKNTVADIGLFTLRRNQRFMTIFRSPFKSLPIINDTKDGTIRSSSEGPTSKADNTLPVTFRGISHLTSQKGNGSGDLMEEEWFHGVLPREEVVRLLVTEGDFLVRETTRNDECQIVLSVCWDGHKHFIVQTTPEGHYRFEGPTFPSIQELIRHQWLSGLPVTSRSGAILKTPILRERWELNNDDVILLEKIGRGNFGDVYKAQLKTCKTEVAVKTCKVTLPDEQKRKFLQEGRILKQYDHPNIVKLIGICVQKQPIMIVMELVPGGSLLTYLRKNANTITQQEQLRMCKDAAAGYESIVKISDFGMSREEEEYIVSDGMKQIPIKWTAPEALNFGKYTSLCDVWSYGILMWEIFSKGGNPYSGMSNSQAREKIDAGYRMPAPENTPDEIYRLMLRCWEYEPEKRPHFDQIYTVVETLSQAYL; from the exons ATGGGTTTCTCTACGAGTTTACAAGGACAGTCATCACACGAGGCATTACTTGCCCGTCAAGATGCTGAAATTAAGCTTCTGGAAACGATGAGACGATGTTTAACGATTAAAGTTAAATCAGACCGTGAATATGCTTCGACAATCTCCTCCCTGACTATGCAAGGAAAGAAGATTGAACGTAACGAGGATCTCGTTGGTAGTCTAATAGCGCAG AGCTGGAGAGATATTATGGACTCTATCGATCAGACTGCAAAATTAATCAAGCAGCAAGCAGATTCAATCGAAGCTATAGTAGTTGAACacattatgacattatattcTGAAAGAAGACGAGCTAGGAAAGTGTATCAGGAGGAGCAAACATGGTTGAACAATCAATTTCAACAG TTGACTGAAGATGTTGCCAGGAAAAAGTTGGAATATCAGAAGAATCTAGAAATGTACAAATTGATGAGATCCCGTTTTGAAGAACATTATGTCAAGT CCGGTAGAGTTGGCAGAAAATTGGATGAAGTAAGAGAAAAATATCAGAAAGCCTGTAGGAAACTTCACCTTACCCACAATGAATACGTATTGCTTTTGGGTGCTGTAACAGAGTGTGAACATGATCTCAGAACTTGTTACTTACCCAGTTTGCTTCACCGGCAACAGGCGATTCACCAAGAATTTATAACATCATG GAAAACGATACTTCAGGACATAGTGAAATATTCTGATTTTACGACAGATAAATTTCAAGAGATACATCGGCGAATGCAAAAAGCTGTTGATTCTGTAAAGCCTGTAGAAGAGTACAGGGATTTTATAGGAAAGCACAG AACGCGACCAGCGTCACCGATAAGATTTATTTTCGATGAGAACCTTGTAGATGATACATCAGgaaaattgttgccaaataaATTAACAGTAGATAATTTGACTATAGATTGGTTAAGAAATAGGCTAACAGAATTGGAAACTTCTTTGAAAGCAACTCAACAGAGTCGACAAAACCCACCATATCCATCAGAGAACAATAGCGATTCTAA AATATCAATTTTGGATTACTCCCGTGAAAGAGAAGAATTGCGATTACGCTGTCAAGAAAAGAGACTTCAGCGGCAAGTGGATGTTATTAGAGCTGCCTTAAATGAATTAGGTTGCGAAGAATTACCACTTGGATATGATCTTTCAATGGAAAGCTCTTTCGCCGATTCGCCTTCTATTAGTAAG AAAAATACAGTTGCAGATATTGGTCTATTTACATTACGAAGAAATCAACGGTTCATGACAATATTTAGATCTCCCTTCAAATCATTACCGATAATAAACGACACAAAAGATGGAACGATTAGATCGAGTAGCGAAGGTCCTACCTCAAAAGCAGATAATACTCTACCAGTT ACATTCCGTGGAATATCGCATTTAACAAGTCAAAAGGGAAATGGAAGTGGTGATCTTATGGAGGAAGAGTGGTTTCATGGTGTGTTACCAAGAGAAGAAGTTGTGAGATTACTCGTAACTGAAGGAGATTTCTTAGTACGCGAAACAACACGAAATGATGAATGCCAAATAGTTTTATCTGTTTGCTGGGATGGACATAAGCATTTCATTGTACAAACTACTCCTGAA gGACATTACAGATTCGAAGGTCCTACATTTCCATCGATTCAAGAATTAATCAGGCATCAATGGTTATCCGGATTACCAGTGACTAGTCGATCTGGAGCTATTCTTAAAACACCAATTTTACGTGAACGTTGGGAACTCAATAACGACGATGTAATTCTCCTAGAAAAGATAGGACGG GGTAACTTTGGAGATGTATATAAAGCGCAGTTGAAAACTTGTAAGACTGAAGTGGCTGTAAAAACTTGCAAAGTAACGTTACCGGATGAACAAAAACGTAAATTCTTACAAGAAGGACGAATATTGAAGCAATACGATCATCCCAATATAGTAAAGCTTATAGGAATTTGTGTCCAAAAACAACCTATTATGATTGTTATGGAATTAGTACCTG GTGGTTCCCTGTTAacttatttaagaaaaaatgcTAATACTATTACGCAACAAGAACAACTTCGAATGTGTAAAGATGCAGCTGCAG gATATGAATCTATAGTAAAAATATCAGATTTCGGAATGTcacgagaagaagaagagtaTATAGTATCAGATGGTATGAAACAAATCCCAATTAAATGGACTGCGCCAGAGGCATTAAATTTTg GTAAATATACGTCGCTTTGTGATGTGTGGAGTTATGGAATCTTAATGTGGGAGATATTTTCTAAAGGTGGAAATCCTTATAGTGGAATGTCTAATTCTCAAGCTCGCGAAAAGATAGATGCAG GTTATCGAATGCCAGCACCGGAAAATACACCcgatgaaatatatcgtttaaTGTTACGATGTTGGGAATATGAACCGGAGAAGCGTCCTCATTTCGATCAAATATATACCGTTGTTGAGACGCTTTCTCAAgcgtatttataa
- the LOC100649494 gene encoding tyrosine-protein kinase Fer isoform X5: protein MGFSTSLQGQSSHEALLARQDAEIKLLETMRRCLTIKVKSDREYASTISSLTMQGKKIERNEDLVGSLIAQSWRDIMDSIDQTAKLIKQQADSIEAIVVEHIMTLYSERRRARKVYQEEQTWLNNQFQQLTEDVARKKLEYQKNLEMYKLMRSRFEEHYVKSGRVGRKLDEVREKYQKACRKLHLTHNEYVLLLGAVTECEHDLRTCYLPSLLHRQQAIHQEFITSWKTILQDIVKYSDFTTDKFQEIHRRMQKAVDSVKPVEEYRDFIGKHRTRPASPIRFIFDENLVDDTSGKLLPNKLTVDNLTIDWLRNRLTELETSLKATQQSRQNPPYPSENNSDSKISILDYSREREELRLRCQEKRLQRQVDVIRAALNELGCEELPLGYDLSMESSFADSPSISKKNTVADIGLFTLRRNQRFMTIFRSPFKSLPIINDTKDGTIRSSSEGPTSKADNTLPVTFRGISHLTSQKGNGSGDLMEEEWFHGVLPREEVVRLLVTEGDFLVRETTRNDECQIVLSVCWDGHKHFIVQTTPEGHYRFEGPTFPSIQELIRHQWLSGLPVTSRSGAILKTPILRERWELNNDDVILLEKIGRGNFGDVYKAQLKTCKTEVAVKTCKVTLPDEQKRKFLQEGRILKQYDHPNIVKLIGICVQKQPIMIVMELVPGGSLLTYLRKNANTITQQEQLRMCKDAAAGMRYLESKYCIHRDLAARNCLVGKCV, encoded by the exons ATGGGTTTCTCTACGAGTTTACAAGGACAGTCATCACACGAGGCATTACTTGCCCGTCAAGATGCTGAAATTAAGCTTCTGGAAACGATGAGACGATGTTTAACGATTAAAGTTAAATCAGACCGTGAATATGCTTCGACAATCTCCTCCCTGACTATGCAAGGAAAGAAGATTGAACGTAACGAGGATCTCGTTGGTAGTCTAATAGCGCAG AGCTGGAGAGATATTATGGACTCTATCGATCAGACTGCAAAATTAATCAAGCAGCAAGCAGATTCAATCGAAGCTATAGTAGTTGAACacattatgacattatattcTGAAAGAAGACGAGCTAGGAAAGTGTATCAGGAGGAGCAAACATGGTTGAACAATCAATTTCAACAG TTGACTGAAGATGTTGCCAGGAAAAAGTTGGAATATCAGAAGAATCTAGAAATGTACAAATTGATGAGATCCCGTTTTGAAGAACATTATGTCAAGT CCGGTAGAGTTGGCAGAAAATTGGATGAAGTAAGAGAAAAATATCAGAAAGCCTGTAGGAAACTTCACCTTACCCACAATGAATACGTATTGCTTTTGGGTGCTGTAACAGAGTGTGAACATGATCTCAGAACTTGTTACTTACCCAGTTTGCTTCACCGGCAACAGGCGATTCACCAAGAATTTATAACATCATG GAAAACGATACTTCAGGACATAGTGAAATATTCTGATTTTACGACAGATAAATTTCAAGAGATACATCGGCGAATGCAAAAAGCTGTTGATTCTGTAAAGCCTGTAGAAGAGTACAGGGATTTTATAGGAAAGCACAG AACGCGACCAGCGTCACCGATAAGATTTATTTTCGATGAGAACCTTGTAGATGATACATCAGgaaaattgttgccaaataaATTAACAGTAGATAATTTGACTATAGATTGGTTAAGAAATAGGCTAACAGAATTGGAAACTTCTTTGAAAGCAACTCAACAGAGTCGACAAAACCCACCATATCCATCAGAGAACAATAGCGATTCTAA AATATCAATTTTGGATTACTCCCGTGAAAGAGAAGAATTGCGATTACGCTGTCAAGAAAAGAGACTTCAGCGGCAAGTGGATGTTATTAGAGCTGCCTTAAATGAATTAGGTTGCGAAGAATTACCACTTGGATATGATCTTTCAATGGAAAGCTCTTTCGCCGATTCGCCTTCTATTAGTAAG AAAAATACAGTTGCAGATATTGGTCTATTTACATTACGAAGAAATCAACGGTTCATGACAATATTTAGATCTCCCTTCAAATCATTACCGATAATAAACGACACAAAAGATGGAACGATTAGATCGAGTAGCGAAGGTCCTACCTCAAAAGCAGATAATACTCTACCAGTT ACATTCCGTGGAATATCGCATTTAACAAGTCAAAAGGGAAATGGAAGTGGTGATCTTATGGAGGAAGAGTGGTTTCATGGTGTGTTACCAAGAGAAGAAGTTGTGAGATTACTCGTAACTGAAGGAGATTTCTTAGTACGCGAAACAACACGAAATGATGAATGCCAAATAGTTTTATCTGTTTGCTGGGATGGACATAAGCATTTCATTGTACAAACTACTCCTGAA gGACATTACAGATTCGAAGGTCCTACATTTCCATCGATTCAAGAATTAATCAGGCATCAATGGTTATCCGGATTACCAGTGACTAGTCGATCTGGAGCTATTCTTAAAACACCAATTTTACGTGAACGTTGGGAACTCAATAACGACGATGTAATTCTCCTAGAAAAGATAGGACGG GGTAACTTTGGAGATGTATATAAAGCGCAGTTGAAAACTTGTAAGACTGAAGTGGCTGTAAAAACTTGCAAAGTAACGTTACCGGATGAACAAAAACGTAAATTCTTACAAGAAGGACGAATATTGAAGCAATACGATCATCCCAATATAGTAAAGCTTATAGGAATTTGTGTCCAAAAACAACCTATTATGATTGTTATGGAATTAGTACCTG GTGGTTCCCTGTTAacttatttaagaaaaaatgcTAATACTATTACGCAACAAGAACAACTTCGAATGTGTAAAGATGCAGCTGCAGGTATGCGCTATTTGGAATCTAAATATTGTATTCATAGGGACTTGGCTGCTCGAAACTGTCTCGTAGGtaaatgtgtgt gA
- the LOC100649494 gene encoding tyrosine-protein kinase Fer isoform X2 produces MGFSTSLQGQSSHEALLARQDAEIKLLETMRRCLTIKVKSDREYASTISSLTMQGKKIERNEDLVGSLIAQSWRDIMDSIDQTAKLIKQQADSIEAIVVEHIMTLYSERRRARKVYQEEQTWLNNQFQQLTEDVARKKLEYQKNLEMYKLMRSRFEEHYVKSGRVGRKLDEVREKYQKACRKLHLTHNEYVLLLGAVTECEHDLRTCYLPSLLHRQQAIHQEFITSWKTILQDIVKYSDFTTDKFQEIHRRMQKAVDSVKPVEEYRDFIGKHRTRPASPIRFIFDENLVDDTSGKLLPNKLTVDNLTIDWLRNRLTELETSLKATQQSRQNPPYPSENNSDSKISILDYSREREELRLRCQEKRLQRQVDVIRAALNELGCEELPLGYDLSMESSFADSPSISKKNTVADIGLFTLRRNQRFMTIFRSPFKSLPIINDTKDGTIRSSSEGPTSKADNTLPVTFRGISHLTSQKGNGSGDLMEEEWFHGVLPREEVVRLLVTEGDFLVRETTRNDECQIVLSVCWDGHKHFIVQTTPEGHYRFEGPTFPSIQELIRHQWLSGLPVTSRSGAILKTPILRERWELNNDDGNFGDVYKAQLKTCKTEVAVKTCKVTLPDEQKRKFLQEGRILKQYDHPNIVKLIGICVQKQPIMIVMELVPGGSLLTYLRKNANTITQQEQLRMCKDAAAGMRYLESKYCIHRDLAARNCLVGYESIVKISDFGMSREEEEYIVSDGMKQIPIKWTAPEALNFGKYTSLCDVWSYGILMWEIFSKGGNPYSGMSNSQAREKIDAGYRMPAPENTPDEIYRLMLRCWEYEPEKRPHFDQIYTVVETLSQAYL; encoded by the exons ATGGGTTTCTCTACGAGTTTACAAGGACAGTCATCACACGAGGCATTACTTGCCCGTCAAGATGCTGAAATTAAGCTTCTGGAAACGATGAGACGATGTTTAACGATTAAAGTTAAATCAGACCGTGAATATGCTTCGACAATCTCCTCCCTGACTATGCAAGGAAAGAAGATTGAACGTAACGAGGATCTCGTTGGTAGTCTAATAGCGCAG AGCTGGAGAGATATTATGGACTCTATCGATCAGACTGCAAAATTAATCAAGCAGCAAGCAGATTCAATCGAAGCTATAGTAGTTGAACacattatgacattatattcTGAAAGAAGACGAGCTAGGAAAGTGTATCAGGAGGAGCAAACATGGTTGAACAATCAATTTCAACAG TTGACTGAAGATGTTGCCAGGAAAAAGTTGGAATATCAGAAGAATCTAGAAATGTACAAATTGATGAGATCCCGTTTTGAAGAACATTATGTCAAGT CCGGTAGAGTTGGCAGAAAATTGGATGAAGTAAGAGAAAAATATCAGAAAGCCTGTAGGAAACTTCACCTTACCCACAATGAATACGTATTGCTTTTGGGTGCTGTAACAGAGTGTGAACATGATCTCAGAACTTGTTACTTACCCAGTTTGCTTCACCGGCAACAGGCGATTCACCAAGAATTTATAACATCATG GAAAACGATACTTCAGGACATAGTGAAATATTCTGATTTTACGACAGATAAATTTCAAGAGATACATCGGCGAATGCAAAAAGCTGTTGATTCTGTAAAGCCTGTAGAAGAGTACAGGGATTTTATAGGAAAGCACAG AACGCGACCAGCGTCACCGATAAGATTTATTTTCGATGAGAACCTTGTAGATGATACATCAGgaaaattgttgccaaataaATTAACAGTAGATAATTTGACTATAGATTGGTTAAGAAATAGGCTAACAGAATTGGAAACTTCTTTGAAAGCAACTCAACAGAGTCGACAAAACCCACCATATCCATCAGAGAACAATAGCGATTCTAA AATATCAATTTTGGATTACTCCCGTGAAAGAGAAGAATTGCGATTACGCTGTCAAGAAAAGAGACTTCAGCGGCAAGTGGATGTTATTAGAGCTGCCTTAAATGAATTAGGTTGCGAAGAATTACCACTTGGATATGATCTTTCAATGGAAAGCTCTTTCGCCGATTCGCCTTCTATTAGTAAG AAAAATACAGTTGCAGATATTGGTCTATTTACATTACGAAGAAATCAACGGTTCATGACAATATTTAGATCTCCCTTCAAATCATTACCGATAATAAACGACACAAAAGATGGAACGATTAGATCGAGTAGCGAAGGTCCTACCTCAAAAGCAGATAATACTCTACCAGTT ACATTCCGTGGAATATCGCATTTAACAAGTCAAAAGGGAAATGGAAGTGGTGATCTTATGGAGGAAGAGTGGTTTCATGGTGTGTTACCAAGAGAAGAAGTTGTGAGATTACTCGTAACTGAAGGAGATTTCTTAGTACGCGAAACAACACGAAATGATGAATGCCAAATAGTTTTATCTGTTTGCTGGGATGGACATAAGCATTTCATTGTACAAACTACTCCTGAA gGACATTACAGATTCGAAGGTCCTACATTTCCATCGATTCAAGAATTAATCAGGCATCAATGGTTATCCGGATTACCAGTGACTAGTCGATCTGGAGCTATTCTTAAAACACCAATTTTACGTGAACGTTGGGAACTCAATAACGACGAT GGTAACTTTGGAGATGTATATAAAGCGCAGTTGAAAACTTGTAAGACTGAAGTGGCTGTAAAAACTTGCAAAGTAACGTTACCGGATGAACAAAAACGTAAATTCTTACAAGAAGGACGAATATTGAAGCAATACGATCATCCCAATATAGTAAAGCTTATAGGAATTTGTGTCCAAAAACAACCTATTATGATTGTTATGGAATTAGTACCTG GTGGTTCCCTGTTAacttatttaagaaaaaatgcTAATACTATTACGCAACAAGAACAACTTCGAATGTGTAAAGATGCAGCTGCAGGTATGCGCTATTTGGAATCTAAATATTGTATTCATAGGGACTTGGCTGCTCGAAACTGTCTCGTAG gATATGAATCTATAGTAAAAATATCAGATTTCGGAATGTcacgagaagaagaagagtaTATAGTATCAGATGGTATGAAACAAATCCCAATTAAATGGACTGCGCCAGAGGCATTAAATTTTg GTAAATATACGTCGCTTTGTGATGTGTGGAGTTATGGAATCTTAATGTGGGAGATATTTTCTAAAGGTGGAAATCCTTATAGTGGAATGTCTAATTCTCAAGCTCGCGAAAAGATAGATGCAG GTTATCGAATGCCAGCACCGGAAAATACACCcgatgaaatatatcgtttaaTGTTACGATGTTGGGAATATGAACCGGAGAAGCGTCCTCATTTCGATCAAATATATACCGTTGTTGAGACGCTTTCTCAAgcgtatttataa
- the LOC100649494 gene encoding tyrosine-protein kinase Fer isoform X1: MGFSTSLQGQSSHEALLARQDAEIKLLETMRRCLTIKVKSDREYASTISSLTMQGKKIERNEDLVGSLIAQSWRDIMDSIDQTAKLIKQQADSIEAIVVEHIMTLYSERRRARKVYQEEQTWLNNQFQQLTEDVARKKLEYQKNLEMYKLMRSRFEEHYVKSGRVGRKLDEVREKYQKACRKLHLTHNEYVLLLGAVTECEHDLRTCYLPSLLHRQQAIHQEFITSWKTILQDIVKYSDFTTDKFQEIHRRMQKAVDSVKPVEEYRDFIGKHRTRPASPIRFIFDENLVDDTSGKLLPNKLTVDNLTIDWLRNRLTELETSLKATQQSRQNPPYPSENNSDSKISILDYSREREELRLRCQEKRLQRQVDVIRAALNELGCEELPLGYDLSMESSFADSPSISKKNTVADIGLFTLRRNQRFMTIFRSPFKSLPIINDTKDGTIRSSSEGPTSKADNTLPVTFRGISHLTSQKGNGSGDLMEEEWFHGVLPREEVVRLLVTEGDFLVRETTRNDECQIVLSVCWDGHKHFIVQTTPEGHYRFEGPTFPSIQELIRHQWLSGLPVTSRSGAILKTPILRERWELNNDDVILLEKIGRGNFGDVYKAQLKTCKTEVAVKTCKVTLPDEQKRKFLQEGRILKQYDHPNIVKLIGICVQKQPIMIVMELVPGGSLLTYLRKNANTITQQEQLRMCKDAAAGMRYLESKYCIHRDLAARNCLVGYESIVKISDFGMSREEEEYIVSDGMKQIPIKWTAPEALNFGKYTSLCDVWSYGILMWEIFSKGGNPYSGMSNSQAREKIDAGYRMPAPENTPDEIYRLMLRCWEYEPEKRPHFDQIYTVVETLSQAYL; this comes from the exons ATGGGTTTCTCTACGAGTTTACAAGGACAGTCATCACACGAGGCATTACTTGCCCGTCAAGATGCTGAAATTAAGCTTCTGGAAACGATGAGACGATGTTTAACGATTAAAGTTAAATCAGACCGTGAATATGCTTCGACAATCTCCTCCCTGACTATGCAAGGAAAGAAGATTGAACGTAACGAGGATCTCGTTGGTAGTCTAATAGCGCAG AGCTGGAGAGATATTATGGACTCTATCGATCAGACTGCAAAATTAATCAAGCAGCAAGCAGATTCAATCGAAGCTATAGTAGTTGAACacattatgacattatattcTGAAAGAAGACGAGCTAGGAAAGTGTATCAGGAGGAGCAAACATGGTTGAACAATCAATTTCAACAG TTGACTGAAGATGTTGCCAGGAAAAAGTTGGAATATCAGAAGAATCTAGAAATGTACAAATTGATGAGATCCCGTTTTGAAGAACATTATGTCAAGT CCGGTAGAGTTGGCAGAAAATTGGATGAAGTAAGAGAAAAATATCAGAAAGCCTGTAGGAAACTTCACCTTACCCACAATGAATACGTATTGCTTTTGGGTGCTGTAACAGAGTGTGAACATGATCTCAGAACTTGTTACTTACCCAGTTTGCTTCACCGGCAACAGGCGATTCACCAAGAATTTATAACATCATG GAAAACGATACTTCAGGACATAGTGAAATATTCTGATTTTACGACAGATAAATTTCAAGAGATACATCGGCGAATGCAAAAAGCTGTTGATTCTGTAAAGCCTGTAGAAGAGTACAGGGATTTTATAGGAAAGCACAG AACGCGACCAGCGTCACCGATAAGATTTATTTTCGATGAGAACCTTGTAGATGATACATCAGgaaaattgttgccaaataaATTAACAGTAGATAATTTGACTATAGATTGGTTAAGAAATAGGCTAACAGAATTGGAAACTTCTTTGAAAGCAACTCAACAGAGTCGACAAAACCCACCATATCCATCAGAGAACAATAGCGATTCTAA AATATCAATTTTGGATTACTCCCGTGAAAGAGAAGAATTGCGATTACGCTGTCAAGAAAAGAGACTTCAGCGGCAAGTGGATGTTATTAGAGCTGCCTTAAATGAATTAGGTTGCGAAGAATTACCACTTGGATATGATCTTTCAATGGAAAGCTCTTTCGCCGATTCGCCTTCTATTAGTAAG AAAAATACAGTTGCAGATATTGGTCTATTTACATTACGAAGAAATCAACGGTTCATGACAATATTTAGATCTCCCTTCAAATCATTACCGATAATAAACGACACAAAAGATGGAACGATTAGATCGAGTAGCGAAGGTCCTACCTCAAAAGCAGATAATACTCTACCAGTT ACATTCCGTGGAATATCGCATTTAACAAGTCAAAAGGGAAATGGAAGTGGTGATCTTATGGAGGAAGAGTGGTTTCATGGTGTGTTACCAAGAGAAGAAGTTGTGAGATTACTCGTAACTGAAGGAGATTTCTTAGTACGCGAAACAACACGAAATGATGAATGCCAAATAGTTTTATCTGTTTGCTGGGATGGACATAAGCATTTCATTGTACAAACTACTCCTGAA gGACATTACAGATTCGAAGGTCCTACATTTCCATCGATTCAAGAATTAATCAGGCATCAATGGTTATCCGGATTACCAGTGACTAGTCGATCTGGAGCTATTCTTAAAACACCAATTTTACGTGAACGTTGGGAACTCAATAACGACGATGTAATTCTCCTAGAAAAGATAGGACGG GGTAACTTTGGAGATGTATATAAAGCGCAGTTGAAAACTTGTAAGACTGAAGTGGCTGTAAAAACTTGCAAAGTAACGTTACCGGATGAACAAAAACGTAAATTCTTACAAGAAGGACGAATATTGAAGCAATACGATCATCCCAATATAGTAAAGCTTATAGGAATTTGTGTCCAAAAACAACCTATTATGATTGTTATGGAATTAGTACCTG GTGGTTCCCTGTTAacttatttaagaaaaaatgcTAATACTATTACGCAACAAGAACAACTTCGAATGTGTAAAGATGCAGCTGCAGGTATGCGCTATTTGGAATCTAAATATTGTATTCATAGGGACTTGGCTGCTCGAAACTGTCTCGTAG gATATGAATCTATAGTAAAAATATCAGATTTCGGAATGTcacgagaagaagaagagtaTATAGTATCAGATGGTATGAAACAAATCCCAATTAAATGGACTGCGCCAGAGGCATTAAATTTTg GTAAATATACGTCGCTTTGTGATGTGTGGAGTTATGGAATCTTAATGTGGGAGATATTTTCTAAAGGTGGAAATCCTTATAGTGGAATGTCTAATTCTCAAGCTCGCGAAAAGATAGATGCAG GTTATCGAATGCCAGCACCGGAAAATACACCcgatgaaatatatcgtttaaTGTTACGATGTTGGGAATATGAACCGGAGAAGCGTCCTCATTTCGATCAAATATATACCGTTGTTGAGACGCTTTCTCAAgcgtatttataa